CGATCCAAAAGTAGATGAATTGCGGCAAAAGGTGGAACGTCTTCAGGAAGAATTACGGAAACTGCAACAGGATTAAAACCTAGATTTTAGCGGCAAATAATTAATTATTACCAGACAAGGGACGCAAGTATAAACATGGACGATTGGCAGAAGGATTTTTGGGAAGTGATCGAAACTGTGGCGCTGGGAGTTGAAACTTTTTTCCAAGAAGTGACCCAAACTATCGAAGAAATTAATGAGGAAATTATCATCGATCTGGAACAGTTTATTCAAGAGGTTTTGCCCCAGGAATTAGAAGAATTTTTTAACTCCGATGAATCCCTATTTTCGGAATTAGATGAACCTTCGGATTTTATCCTCACTCCCAAGGTTAACCCCGATCCTAACACCCATCCTGCTTGTATCGGTTGCCGTAATTATCACGGCTATATCTACGGAGACAATCTTCTCGTCTGCGGTTTCCATCCCTACGGTTGGAATGGTGATAGTTGTCCCGATTGGCAAGCAGAGGATTAATTATTTTTCCAGAAAATAAGGCAGGGTTCTTATCCCTACCTTATTTTATTTCAAAGCAATTATCCGTCATTTTTAGTTAAGAATTACCCTTGGGAGCATGGTAGGGTTCAGCATCAAAAGGCTGCATCCCCACATCGGGATACTCATCATTGTTGGGGCTAAAAATGCGAGCAAAAGCCTCTGTTAGGTACTGGACAAGATTGTGTAACGTATCCTTGATATTCATTGCTTTTCTCTCCGACTCTCGACAACAATCTCCGTTCAACTTGGGAAAGGTTGATCCACCCCTCCACTCCCATTATCTGGCCAGAATCTCATCAATTGTTGACTTTTGAGATAATTCTTGAATAATCTTCATAAGACTTTATATTTTTTCTTGTTTATTTAAACTTTTATAATAATTCTTGTATTTTTGTCAAGGAACGATTATTCAATTAAATCGCTGAACAAATATTTGATTGTTGTCCAGAAAGGTTTGTATCTTTGTTGATCATCTAAGCATAAATATCCATTGACAAAAAATTTTAATTCGTCATTATCTATCTCCTCATCCAAAAAAGGATCGATGGCTGCCTTACGAAGTGCCTTGAGTTTATTGAGGTTTAATCCCAACTTTTCGATAGTATTAATTGCTTTTTGATCATCTTCTTGTGCGGGTTTAATTGCACCATCATCATTAAAAGCAAAGTGAGACTCACAATCGGGATTAAGTGGAGAGATTAAGAGATTTTCATCAAACCAGTTATTTTTTAGATTACCACAGTACCGAAATTCACTAGGCGTAAGATTTGCCTGACAGGAACATAGCAAATTGGCATAATCTAAGGGATCAACAGTGGGATCACTCTGAGGTTTAAAATGTTCTATATGGCATTTACCATCAATCAATCGATTTTCACAATAACAACATATTTCCCCCTGTTCTGTCATCAAAGCTTTAATTAGTATTTCTTTTGGTTTTCCTGCTAAATTTTTAAAGTCGGGCTGCCAATCTGAGTTAGCTTGCTCTTTCCAATTCTTAAACTCTGGTGGTTCTTGTCTTTTCCTAATATACTTCATTTTCCGATAATTTCCTTGCGTCGAATAATAACTTCAGCTTTAATTAATTCTGGATCATCTTGAATTTTAGCTCTGAGATCATTGATTTTATTTTTAGCTGCCTCTAATTGATTTTGAGAGATTTGTTCATAGATATCTTTCAAAGCTTCAGCGATTTCCTTGGGACGAGTTGTCTCTAATCCCATCAAATCTTCTAAAATTCGATCAACATTTTTGCCGTAGGACTCTTGCACGGGATGAAATTTTATTCCCATTTCTGTTTGTTCCATGAAGTGTAAACTTTCTGGCTGAACATGAGTGATAATATTAGGAGAATGGGTGGAAATAAAAAATTGACAGTTAGGAAAAACTTCTAGTAATTTAGGTACTACAAATCTTTGCCATTGAGGATGTAAATGTAAATCAATTTCGTCAATGATAATAACGCCAGTACCCGTTAAGGGATAAGGATTTTGAGGATTAGCAATCGCCATTCTTCGAGCTAAATCTCCCAGCATAGCAATCAGACATTTTTCTCCATCAGAAAGTTGATTAACAGTAACTATTTTATTCTTTTTTGTTACTTCCATTCTCAAGGGATTACGACGGACGCTAAGATTACTAAAATCGGGTAGAAAACGTTCGATCGTTTCCCGAACCGCTTCCAATTGGGGATCAGGAAAACAAAAACCTTCTGGTTTAATTAGATAATCCTGATATTTTCTATTTTCATTTTCTAAATCTTCGCGCTCGCGAAACCATTCAAAAAAAGTGCGAAAATCTGATCCACTGGTTAAAGCATTTTCGTAGGCACTTAGAGATTCAAATTGATGTTTTGTTTTAATTTTTAAGGGTATATCCAGCACTGCTCGATTAACAGAATAATAAACAAATAAAGGTAAGTTAATTTGTCCTTGATGTTCAGTAATTTGTCGTTGTATTTGTTGAGTGTATTCATTTAATTGGCTAAAATTACTCCGTTCTCCAGCGTGGATATATCCAGTCCTAGTTTTTACTATTTTCCAAGTAATCTCTTGACTATCTTCCGTCACCCCCGTGATTTCAATTATAGCCGTCCCCTGACCATTATTAATCTCGGTTTCGCTCATCTGTCGTCCACTGGCATTAGTATTTTTTAGGCGATTAACTAACCATGAAAGCATAATCGCCAAACTATCTAAAATGGTGGATTTTCCCGCACCATTAACTCCTATGAATACGTTGAGTTGCCGATGAAAGTCGATGTTTAAACTGACTGCACCTCGATAATTAATAAGCTTTATAGACTTAATTTTCATGGTTTTTGTATCGGCAAGATTTGCTTATATTTGAGATAATTGTTAGAGAATGACTCTCGAATAATTGCCAGTAAAACTTAGATAGGGTTAAGAGACAGTAGGACAAGGAATAGAAAAGAATATTGAGCAAGGAAATAATATCTAATTTTGGCACAGAACCGGATAGTCATAATGATTATTTATCATTTACCCTCGACCAACTCAAAAAAAACCCCGGCTGACTTTCCCGATCGCTGCCCTCTGTGAGACAATCGATCGAGTGTTATCCTAAACTCCGCCAATTTTCATGTCCGACGACGCTACTATTCGCACTGCTGTACAACGTCTCTACAATACCTATCCTTTCCCCCCCGAACCGCTCCTAGACGAACCTCCTCCGGGTTACAATTGGCGCTGGAATTGGATTGCTGCCTATAACTTTTGTTGTCATCGTAAACCCGAACGAGAGGATATCCGCATTCTCGATGCAGGTTGTGGTACTGGTGCGGGAACCGAATATCTGCTCGCGCTCAACCCTTTCGCTCATGTAGTCGCGATAGATATCAGTGAAAAAGCTCTAGAAATTGCCAAAGAACGCTGTAATCGTTCGGGAGTCGCAGCAAAGCACCGAGGTTCTCTGGATTTTCACCATTTACCCCTCGAATCGGCCACCAATCTCCCCGGAGAATTTGATTTAATTAACTGCGTCGGGGTGCTGCACCATCTCCCGGACCCGATTAAAGGGATTCAATCCCTCGCACAAAAACTGGCCCCCGGTGGTCTGCTGCACATTTTCGTCTATGCTCAATTGGGCCGCTGGGAAATCCAGTTAATGCAATCTGCGATCGCACTTTTGCAGGGAGACCGACGCGGGGATTATAAAGATGGGGTCGCTGTCGGCCGAGAGATTTTTGCCTCTCTACCGGAAAATAATCGCATTTTGAAACGGGAAAAAGAGCGTTGGTCAATGGAAAATCATCGCGATGAGTCCTTCGCTGATATGTACGTTCACCCCCGGGAAGTGGACTATAATATCGATACCCTCTTTCAACTGATTGATGCGTCAGGATTAGCCTTTATTGGCTTTTCTAACCCTTCCTACTGGCAATTAGAGCGTTTATTGGGTAAATCCCCCGAATTGATGGCTAGAGCGCAAAATTTAGGGGAAAGGGAACGTTATCGCTTGACGGAATTATTAGACCCGGAAATCACCCACTATGAATTTTTCCTCGCTAAACCACCGATTTTTACTGCCGATTGGTCCGGGGATCAAGTCCTAGAGAATGCAGTGGCCGAAGTTCATCCCTGTCTTTACGGCTGGCCTAGTGCAAGTGTTCTAGATTACGATTATCGGCCGGTTAATCTCTCGGAAAGAGAATTTGCTTTTTTACAAGCTTGTGATGGTCGTTTAAGCGTGGGAGAAATCGACGCTCAAGTTGCTTTAGGATTAACCGGTGTGCGTTCTTTACAACAGCGCCAACTACTGATTTTAAGTTAGGGAAAATTTGGGGATGTTAGAGATAGCGTCCCTTGGCAATGGGTAACTTGTGAACTAACTTTGCTAAATCTCACAAAAACTTCTTTTTTCTTAACAATTATCCCCCTCCTGTTCCCATAGTTTCAGCCCCAGAACTAACTGGGGCTGAATTATAATAGTTAAGAAAGTGGACAAAGCTGCTAAATTTCTGATTAGTCCGATTTTTCCCCAGATCGGCAAACGGGAGAGTTTAATCATTATCCCAAGATTCCGAGGCGATTAAGTCACCAATTTGATCCCTGAGAAGGTAGTCACACCGTTCTAGTTCACATTCAACACAAACCCACTCCCGGGGGGGAATGAACTGACAGAGAGTGTAGATCGGTTGGTGTCTGCTCACTACCCCCTGTTCTACCATCTGACGGACTTCGTCCTTAATCATCCTGATAGAGTAAGCGGTGGGAGCGGTGGAGAAAGTTATGGCACTCATGGGAGATTTCCTGCAAGATCTACAAAAGAAGTCTTATCACTAACTATAGTCTAACCTATAGAGGGACAAAAGAGATTTTTTGCTGTATCGACGATTACAATTTTTTATATATAGCGAAACCCTCTCCCCTTACCAGTTTAGGCTTAGGTTAAGAAAAGTTAAATTGATCGGCTAAAAGCTGTCGAGTCCCCTTATGCCAAATCAGTTATCAGTGATCAGTTATCAGTGATCAGTTAAGCTGTTGACTATCTAATATTACTGGTTAGGACTGCACCGCAGTGCCGGAGTTGGCAGCAGGGAGAGGAAGTTCGAGCATTTGTACTGAAGTTTCCCCTACGCATTTTAAAATCAGTACAGCTTATCAGTGATCAGATTTGAGTTTTCAGTTCACTGTTCACTGTTTACTGTTTACTGGACGGCTACGCCGTGCCTTTGGCAACACTGAAAAAAGCTTCCAGCTTAAACTAATAAATGGGGAATAAAAATAAAAGCCGCTACGAGTAAAGCTGCGATCGAGGCGATTAAAACGGCACCAGCGGCACAATCTTTCGCTATTTTGGCTAAATCATGGTAGGATTGCCCCACCGTCAAGTCCACCACTGATTCTAGAGCAGTGTTAATTAATTCTAAGACCATCACCAGGGCGCAGGTAAGGGTGACAATCGCCATTTCCAGGACATTAACTCGCAAAAATAAGCCCCAACTAATCGCTACTAGGGTAATCAGGGTGTGAATGCGAAAATTTCTCTGACTGACAAAAGCATAACGGACTCCTGCCCAAGCGTAGCGAAAACTGACTAACAGATTCGAGGCGACTTGCCAAGCGTATTCTCTTTGAGTCGAATTGTTGCCCTCATCCACCCGTCCCGATCGAGGGATAAAATTATTATTGAGATAGGGATTAGATATGCTGGCAGATTGGTTGGCTTGATGATAATTTGTCTTCATATTCCTCAATAATGCTTGACAAAAATAACTAACTATGTATCGGCAATTTTGACGGTCTCTAATAAAGTTTCCTGTAAAGATAGCATTTCTAACAGACTTGTTTCATCGGGATGGTCCCAACCTAAAAGATGTAAACAAGCGTGGGCAGTTAACCAGGCCAATTCTCGCGCCAAAGGATGATTTTGTGTTAAAGCCTGTTGTTGTGCTGTCTCGACAGAAATGATAATATCCCCCAAATATAAAGGTTCTGTCTCTAAAATGCGCTCATCGACTGGTAAATCCACTTCGAGAGTGGCAAAAGCGAGAACATCCGTCGGTTGATCTTTGTGGCGATATTGGCAATTATAGGTCTGAATTTCTCGATCGTCTGTTAAGCGCAAACTTATTTCATAACCGGCGGCAACGGGGAGATAATCCGATAGATAGCCTAACCATGTCTCCAACCAATAGTGCCAAGTTTCCCCATCCACAGGACTATTTCCGGGAGCAAAATAATTATCCTGTAGGCATAAATCCACCACTAGGGGCAAAGTCTCACTCACCAGATTTCATCCTAGGGACGCGTCAGATAAGAAACACCGACAAAAAAGGCCAGTAAGGCTGCCGTAGTCAAAAAAAAGTGTTTTAAAGAGATGCCTTTTTTCTTGACCATATTCCGCATCGCCAGCTTGACGTAACTGGGTTGCGCTTCGGTGGCGGTTTCTACTGCGGGGTCGGTGGCACTAACAGGTTCAGTCATCAGTAATTCCCCAGACAAAGATTGATTCGCTATAAGTGTAACAGATTATTAAAAAAGTGTAAAAAAAATTTAAGTACGGGGAAAAATTGTTCCCCTTTCGGGATAGTCAAAACCGCTCAAACTGTTTAACCCAGAGGTTTCTAACCAGTTGCGCCTTTAAACAGTACCCTGAATTTTGATACAAATGCTCTCCTCTCCCCCACACCCCACACCCCACACCCCAGCAGTCTAACCATGTCTTCCCAATATCCCGAAAGCATCCAGACTATTTTTCAAAAAATTTGGGGCTATGATAGCTTTCGCTTTCCCCAACAGGAGATTATCGAGACAATTCTAGCGGCAAAAGATGCTCTGATTGTCATGCCCACGGGATTCGGTAAATCTATCTGTTTTCAATTGCCCGCTTTATTAAAAACCGGCTTAACCCTAGTGATTTCTCCCCTGGTTGCCCTAATGGAAAATCAGGTGGAGGAATTATTAGCCAGAAAACTACCCGTCGCCCTGATTCATCACGAAATCCCCCGACAACAGAGAAAGAAAACTTTAGATGCGATCGCAGATCAAACCCTGCGACTTCTCTATCTTTCGCCGGAAACCCTCTTAAGTCCGCCCCTCTGGTCAAAATTAACCCTTCCCCACGTTAAAATTAACGCTCTCATCCTCGACGAGGCCCATTGTTTAACCCAGTGGGGCGATAATTTTCGTCCTGCCTACCGTCGTCTTGGGGCTGTCCGTCCCGCTCTTCTACAATCGAAACCGGCCGGCAGCCAAATAGCGATCGCTGCTTTTACCGCCACCGCTAACCCCGCTACCCGTGAGACTCTCACCCGCGTCTTACAACTAGAAAAACCGCAGCTTTTCTTAATAAATCCTTACCGTCAAAACCTTGACTTAAGCACCAAAATATGTATTAGCCCCGGTTGTCGTCGTCATCAACTATTAAACTTCCTCACCGGTCAACCTCGACAATCCGGCCTGATCTATACTCGTTCCCGTCGCCACAGTGAAAATTTAGCGGCATGGTTGCAATCTCTCCACTATCGCACCAGTGCCTATCATGCCGGTTTATCCCCCTTTCAGCGTCGGGAAATAGAACAAAATTGGCTGCGGGGGGATTTAACTTTTGTTGTCTGTACCTCAGCTTTTGGCATGGGTATCAATAAACCCGATGTGCGTTGGGTTGTCCACTACCAACCCCCAGCTTTACTATCGGAATACCTACAGGAAATCGGCCGCGGTGGTCGCGATGGCGGTAAAATGCAGGCTCTCACCTTAATTAGTGAACCGACGGGATGGTTAGATAATAGCGATAAAAACCAGCAAAAATTCTTTAACTTGCAACAGGAACGCCAATACCGACAAGCTTGGCAAATTTTAGCCCAAATTCCCCTAGAGGGCAAATTAGAGGCGATTAGTGCCGAATTTCCCGATGGTGCGCTCATTCTCTCCCTTTTACACAGTCTTGATCGCCTAGAATGGCTCGATCCTTTTCATTATCGGCTTATTTATCGCCATAATTCAGCCAAGATGACTTTTAACCCCAAAAATGAGATGTTTCCCTACCTCTATACCCGTCGCTGTCGTTGGCACTTTCTCTTAAATGCCTTTGGTTTTCAGGAAAATGCCGATAATTTTCGCTGTGGTCATTGTGATAATTGTCGTCGCAATCGACCTCTGGTAAGCTAGGGAGCGCCAGAGCAGGGAGAACAGAGCATTTGTACTAAATTTTTTATGTCTTTTTTCTCCTCCTGTCTCGGATTCTCCTCACCTAAGGTCAGATTTTTGATTTTTGCAGGAGAACTATAGCGGTTTTCCCAGAAGTTAGTCCCGATTGAATCTATCAAGAGATTTACCATACCTT
This Microcystis wesenbergii NRERC-220 DNA region includes the following protein-coding sequences:
- a CDS encoding retron system putative HNH endonuclease; protein product: MKYIRKRQEPPEFKNWKEQANSDWQPDFKNLAGKPKEILIKALMTEQGEICCYCENRLIDGKCHIEHFKPQSDPTVDPLDYANLLCSCQANLTPSEFRYCGNLKNNWFDENLLISPLNPDCESHFAFNDDGAIKPAQEDDQKAINTIEKLGLNLNKLKALRKAAIDPFLDEEIDNDELKFFVNGYLCLDDQQRYKPFWTTIKYLFSDLIE
- a CDS encoding AAA family ATPase; translated protein: MKIKSIKLINYRGAVSLNIDFHRQLNVFIGVNGAGKSTILDSLAIMLSWLVNRLKNTNASGRQMSETEINNGQGTAIIEITGVTEDSQEITWKIVKTRTGYIHAGERSNFSQLNEYTQQIQRQITEHQGQINLPLFVYYSVNRAVLDIPLKIKTKHQFESLSAYENALTSGSDFRTFFEWFREREDLENENRKYQDYLIKPEGFCFPDPQLEAVRETIERFLPDFSNLSVRRNPLRMEVTKKNKIVTVNQLSDGEKCLIAMLGDLARRMAIANPQNPYPLTGTGVIIIDEIDLHLHPQWQRFVVPKLLEVFPNCQFFISTHSPNIITHVQPESLHFMEQTEMGIKFHPVQESYGKNVDRILEDLMGLETTRPKEIAEALKDIYEQISQNQLEAAKNKINDLRAKIQDDPELIKAEVIIRRKEIIGK
- a CDS encoding class I SAM-dependent methyltransferase, whose translation is MSDDATIRTAVQRLYNTYPFPPEPLLDEPPPGYNWRWNWIAAYNFCCHRKPEREDIRILDAGCGTGAGTEYLLALNPFAHVVAIDISEKALEIAKERCNRSGVAAKHRGSLDFHHLPLESATNLPGEFDLINCVGVLHHLPDPIKGIQSLAQKLAPGGLLHIFVYAQLGRWEIQLMQSAIALLQGDRRGDYKDGVAVGREIFASLPENNRILKREKERWSMENHRDESFADMYVHPREVDYNIDTLFQLIDASGLAFIGFSNPSYWQLERLLGKSPELMARAQNLGERERYRLTELLDPEITHYEFFLAKPPIFTADWSGDQVLENAVAEVHPCLYGWPSASVLDYDYRPVNLSEREFAFLQACDGRLSVGEIDAQVALGLTGVRSLQQRQLLILS
- a CDS encoding DUF4327 family protein, with translation MSAITFSTAPTAYSIRMIKDEVRQMVEQGVVSRHQPIYTLCQFIPPREWVCVECELERCDYLLRDQIGDLIASESWDND
- a CDS encoding diacylglycerol kinase family protein; the encoded protein is MKTNYHQANQSASISNPYLNNNFIPRSGRVDEGNNSTQREYAWQVASNLLVSFRYAWAGVRYAFVSQRNFRIHTLITLVAISWGLFLRVNVLEMAIVTLTCALVMVLELINTALESVVDLTVGQSYHDLAKIAKDCAAGAVLIASIAALLVAAFIFIPHLLV
- the ybeY gene encoding rRNA maturation RNase YbeY, encoding MSETLPLVVDLCLQDNYFAPGNSPVDGETWHYWLETWLGYLSDYLPVAAGYEISLRLTDDREIQTYNCQYRHKDQPTDVLAFATLEVDLPVDERILETEPLYLGDIIISVETAQQQALTQNHPLARELAWLTAHACLHLLGWDHPDETSLLEMLSLQETLLETVKIADT
- a CDS encoding DUF3285 domain-containing protein; the encoded protein is MTEPVSATDPAVETATEAQPSYVKLAMRNMVKKKGISLKHFFLTTAALLAFFVGVSYLTRP
- a CDS encoding RecQ family ATP-dependent DNA helicase, with the translated sequence MSSQYPESIQTIFQKIWGYDSFRFPQQEIIETILAAKDALIVMPTGFGKSICFQLPALLKTGLTLVISPLVALMENQVEELLARKLPVALIHHEIPRQQRKKTLDAIADQTLRLLYLSPETLLSPPLWSKLTLPHVKINALILDEAHCLTQWGDNFRPAYRRLGAVRPALLQSKPAGSQIAIAAFTATANPATRETLTRVLQLEKPQLFLINPYRQNLDLSTKICISPGCRRHQLLNFLTGQPRQSGLIYTRSRRHSENLAAWLQSLHYRTSAYHAGLSPFQRREIEQNWLRGDLTFVVCTSAFGMGINKPDVRWVVHYQPPALLSEYLQEIGRGGRDGGKMQALTLISEPTGWLDNSDKNQQKFFNLQQERQYRQAWQILAQIPLEGKLEAISAEFPDGALILSLLHSLDRLEWLDPFHYRLIYRHNSAKMTFNPKNEMFPYLYTRRCRWHFLLNAFGFQENADNFRCGHCDNCRRNRPLVS